TCGATGGTTCTCCACTCGAAAGGCTGGCGTTCCGGTCCGCCCGAGGAGGGACGAGAGCTCGTTCCTGGTGGGTCTACCAGGTGGGCTCCATGTCGCCGGTGCCGCCCCGTGCCGGGCCCGAAGGTCCGCTCGGCAGCGCCCCTCTTCTCACCTTGCGGTGGGGTGGAGATGCCTCAGGGGCGCGCCTTCCGGCGAGTGACGGATCCCTTGAACGTCTCCAACAGGAGCGAGCGTGTGATCCCATCGCCCGGGCGAACCGGGGGCGGAGGATGCGCGGTGTGGCCCGGCGTGTCAACGCGCGGGGCTCTAACCTCCCGCCGATGCAGGTGATCGGGCGGGGCGGCCGAGTCGAGGGGTTCCGATGCGGGTGATCGGGCTGATGTCGGGGACCTCCGCGGATGCCGTGGATGCGGCGCTGGTCGCCTGGCCCGAGGGCGGGGAGAGCCGGCCTTTCGAGTTGCTCGCCTTCTGTGAGATCCCGCTGGGCCGGGAGCTCCAGGCACGGATTCACCGATTGGCGGCGGGTCGGGTACCGGGCCCGGAAGCCCTGGCGGAGCTGGCCCGGCTGGACGTGGAGCTGGGCGAGCGCTTCGCCGGAGCGGCTCGGGCCGTCGCTGAACGCGCGGGGCTGGATCTGAAGGAGGTCGACGTGATTGCTTCTCACGGCCAGACCGTCGCTCACCATCCCGAGCACCGAGCCACGCTCCAGATCGGAGATCCTTCGGTCATCGCCGAACGGACCGGCTGTACGACCATCGCGGATTTCCGCACCCGCGACATCGCTGCGGGCGGGGAGGGGGCACCCCTGGCTCCATTCTTCCATTGGGCGGTGATGGCGGACCCGACCGAAGATCGGTTGGTTCTGAATCTGGGGGGCATCGCCAATGTCACCTGGCTTCCGGCCGGAGCTGCCGCGGAAGATGTCGTCGCGTTCGATGTGGGCCCGGCCAACTCGCTGATGGATGGTGTCGTCTCCCTGGCGAGCGATGGCGCAGAGCGTTTCGATCGAGATGGCGAAGGAGCTGGAAGGGGCAGGGTGGATGAGCCCTTGCTTCGCGAACTCCTGGCCGATCCCTACCTCCAGCGCCTTCCGCCCAAGAGCACCGGCAGGGAACGATATGGCCTGGCCGAAGCCGAGCTGCTCTGGTCGCGTTGGCAGGAGACCGGCAGGATTCTCGATGATCTTCTTGCCACGCTGGTCGCGCTGGTTGCGGAGAGCGTTGCGAGTGCTGCCCGCGATTTCCTGGGCGTGCCACGCGTCGATCGCCTGCTCGTCGGCGGTGGCGGTGCGCGCAATCCGGTCTTGATGGCGGCTTTGGCGGAATGCGGTCTCACGGCCGACGTTCAGCCCTTCGATGCCGTGGGAGTTCCGGCCGCTGCAGCGGAGGCGATGGCCTTCTCGTTGATGGGCCGCAACGCTCGGCTCGGGCTGGTGAATCACCTGCCACGGACGACCGGCGCGCGAGGGGAGCGAATCCTGGGAGAGCTGGTCCCCGGAAGCTGAGGGCTGACGGTGGCGGCTCCTGCGGGGCGGAGTGGCTGGCCGGCTTGGGGTTCGCGGGGCCTTCGAGGGGGGACGGGTTGGGTGTGAGGGCATCCTTTCATCCTGCGAAGGGTTCTCGCTGGGTCGACGTGGGGGCGCGGCGCCTTGGCCCGCACGGGCGAGGCCGATGTCGGCTCCGAGCCGGGGATCGGGTGGACTGTCGGCCGGTTCCCGGCCGGATTGGGGCTGGTGGCTGTATGCGTGGGTCTATGTTGACACGACATTTAAACAATGCCATTATCAACACTATGTTGCGTCGGACTCCCCAACTCGATCTTCCTCTTCATGGCTGGGGTGGAAGGCGTGAGGGCGCTGGGCGCAAGCGGGGGCCGAACCCGCGAGTTGCCCACCTTCAGCGAGCGCCTTTGGCTTCGCGGCACCCCTGCCACGTGACATTGAAGGTCCGGCCCGATGTTCCGTCGCTTCGCGATAGGCGGTTGGTGCGGGAGGTGGAGCGATCGTTTGCCTGCGTGCTCGAGCGCACGGACTTCCGGCTCGTTCACTATTCGATCCAGTCGAATCATCTGCATCTGATCGTCGAGGCCAGGGATGCGGGGGCGCTCGGCAGGGGGATGAATGCGTTGGGATCTCGTCTGGCGCGGGCCGTGAACCGGGTATTCGGGCGGAAGGGGCGTGTCCTACTCGATCGATTCCATCACGTGGTGCTACGGACGCCGAGCCAGGTGCGGAATGCGATGGGCTACGTCCTCCTGAATGGACGTAGGCACATGAAGACGAAGCCCAGGACAACGAGGATCGATCCCGCTTCTTCAGGGCGTTGGTTCGAGGGTTGGCGGTGCTCTGCCAGAGGGATCGTCGCTCAAGCGCGGGAGCGACCCGGCGGACAGGTCGTGGCGGTCGCCACGCCGCATACGTGGCTTCTGGCAGAGGGCTGGCGCAAGGCCGGCGCCTTGCTCGATCCGGCCGAGATTCCGGGGGCTGCCTAGCGGACCGGTCACTCTTGCAAGAGACCCCGTGAATCCCGGACCGGGCAAACACTCCAGGTCGCGGCGCTATCCTGCGGTCGAGTTCA
This window of the bacterium genome carries:
- a CDS encoding anhydro-N-acetylmuramic acid kinase — translated: MRVIGLMSGTSADAVDAALVAWPEGGESRPFELLAFCEIPLGRELQARIHRLAAGRVPGPEALAELARLDVELGERFAGAARAVAERAGLDLKEVDVIASHGQTVAHHPEHRATLQIGDPSVIAERTGCTTIADFRTRDIAAGGEGAPLAPFFHWAVMADPTEDRLVLNLGGIANVTWLPAGAAAEDVVAFDVGPANSLMDGVVSLASDGAERFDRDGEGAGRGRVDEPLLRELLADPYLQRLPPKSTGRERYGLAEAELLWSRWQETGRILDDLLATLVALVAESVASAARDFLGVPRVDRLLVGGGGARNPVLMAALAECGLTADVQPFDAVGVPAAAAEAMAFSLMGRNARLGLVNHLPRTTGARGERILGELVPGS